aaatcataatgtAGCGTCTTAAACTCGAAGTCACACATGCCAATCAATTTGCATTGTCCCTTACGTACACTACGCTACGATCCGTTTTTCTTTTCGACAAAGACTTTGACGAGCAGCATATGGTAAAAATCATGTTGGACAAAGTCATGGTCAAGTAATGGTGATGATCactagtttttattatttttttattattattagatgagttcaaattttgaaatgtgTGTAGTGGATAAAtacaatctcaaaatttaattaaactcaCATAACAACGATAAATAAAGGCATTATCACAACTTAggagtggtgagcaaaaatacacTCCCATTAAAATAGaacttaatatatacatattaaaaacaaaaacaaattgatgCAAAATCTCTCGACCACTAATACTATTACAAGTCATGCATGAAACATACACATTTGTTTATAAGCAAACATCATGcacaagttgtttactaatCAATACTATTCAACTTGTATCAagacctttttctttcttttattcatGTGCCCAAGACATTGAAAGAAATAATGTTGATTCAAAACAAATCAACAACTAGTTGCACATGATTATAGTCAGTGATACTCCCAACTtgataagaaagaaagaaaataaaggaaGTCGACTTCTAAACTAAAATAcaatgtatataaatatagaaaattgttattagaactcaaaaaatcttatttggcactccaaactttctataattaaaaagaaaaatacacttgtacgAGTGTAGAattagatttttgaagtgctaataacaattccgtAAATACATCTTAACAAATATTGTACGTGACTTAGACTTTCCCGATTAGACTTATAATTTATGGTATCTAATAAATATCCATATTGAAAATATTCAtcgatttacaaaattttctcATGAAGGTGCCATTTTTTTTGCCACAGATACTATTATAGAGGCTAAAAGACACTACGATATTAAATTCATATGCGGTCTAGATATTTATGaatttaatcattaaaatgCATAAGCTCAGTTATACATTCAAGTTAGACCAATTCCCGAAGCTTTGGTCAACAATAAAAACCGCTTACCTATGAGTTCATCTATAAAACGTGCAAATGCGATATACTTTTTAACCACAATTCTATGTATTATGAATTTTTGTCCACAACTTTTGTGGCATTTAGAGGCTAAAAGATGCTGCGATATTAAATCCATATGTGGTTGAAATATTTATTAGTTTAATCATTAAAATGCATAAACTCAATTACACATCCAAGTTAGATCAATTCATGTAGTTTTGCTCCACAATAAAAACTGCTTATCTATGAGTTCGCCTATAAAACGTGCAAAGGCGATATACTTTTTAGCCACAGTTCAATGTAGTGTGAATTGTTGTCCGCAACTTTTGTATCTAATAAATATCCACGGTTAAAAATATTCCTTGATCCATCAAAAGTTATCATGGACGTACCCATTTTTCTACCACATATAGGAATATAGAGGCTAGAAGATTCTCATTTAATTGAAACATACCAAACTCATTAAATACTCTAACCAGAAGCTCActtaattgaaaagaaaaaggaatcaaTATGTAAAAATTTAACCTGTTCGAGCTTTAATTATTCATTTTCAAGCTGAAAGGAAGAAGACAGGAAACTTTGGATTAGGTATGCAATTAGTTGCTCTATATATACCCAAACTTTGAGAATTCCGAATGTAAAGAAACATATATATGCTAGAGCAGCTTAATTTCTAACCCAATGGCTCATGGCTTCCTTCTCATACTTTTATTCTCTCACATCATCTCTTCAAGTGTTCATGCATGTAACCAAACTGAGCGCGCCTCTCTTCTGTCCTTCTCCTCCACCCTATCTTCTTGTCCTTTAAATTGGACTTCAGTTAACTGTTGTAGTTGGAAAGGCATCACTTGTAATCAAGATGGTTTGGTCACCCATTTGCTCTTATCCTCCAAAGGTCTCAAAGGAGCTATTTTCCCCTCATCATCATCACTTGGAAATCTCACACACCTCATCCAATTGAATCTCTCTCACAATTCACTTTCTGGATCACTTGAAACTGAATTCTTTTTGCCTTTGACTCGTCTTGAGATCCTAGATTTGAGCTTTAATCTTCTTTCTGGAAAGTTACCATTTTCTATGCCATCCCACAATATCCAGAAGttggatttgtcaagcaatcacTTCCATGGTGCAGTTTCAACATTATTCTTTCAACATGCTCGGAATTTAACTAGTTTCAATGTCAACAACAATACCTTCTCAGGTTTGATCCCATCCTCTATATGTCCTCATTCGTCTCCCTTGATTAGGCTGTTGGATTTTTCCTTCAATGCATTCAGTGGCAACATTTCTCCTGGACTCGGGGAGTGTTCAAAACTACAAATTTTTCGTGCTGGTTACAATGACCTCTCAGGGTTACTTCCGAAAGATATCTACAATGCCACCAAACTCGAAGAAATTGCATTCGCTTCCAATTCACTCCATGGAGCCATAAGTGAGAAAATTTTCAACCTCACAAACCTCGCAATCCTTGACCTTTCTTTTAACCAAATGAGTGGCATACTCCCTCTCCATTTTGGAAAGCTCTCCAAATTGAAACTCTTGGCTCTTGGTTTTAACCATTTCGAAGGTTCTTTGCCCCCATCGTTGATGAATTGCACGAACCTTGTAGAAATACATATGGCAACCAACAACTTGGAAGGAGATATCTCCATGGTCAATTTCTCGAAACTTAGTCAGCTTAGTAAACTTGACCTAGTTCGAAACCACTTTActggcacatttccaacaagccTTTATTCATGCCACTCCCTAAAAGCTATTCGTTTGAGTAATAATGGTACAGAGGGACAAATCCAACCTGAAATTCTTTCGTTGAAATCTTTGTCCTTTCTCTCACTTGGTGGCTTAACCAACATCACTGGGGCGATGAAGATATTAATGCATTGCAAAAGCCTTCAAGTACTCATCATTTCGTATTCATTCAAAGGCGAGGAAATGCCAGTTGATGAAGGCATGGTTGATTTCGGTGGGTTCCAAAATCTTCGATCGTTGACCTTTTATTATTGTAGGTTCAGTGGTCAAATGCCTTTATGGTTATCAAAACTCAAGAATGTAGAGATCTTGATTTTGGAAGGTTGTAGACTTACAGGGCCAATTCCTAGATCGTTGGGGACGCTTCCCAAactcttcttcttgttcttggtAGACAACCAAATTTCTGGTGAATTTCCAAAAGAACTTTGTGGACTACCAAGGTTGGTACATGAACCAACCACAGATCAAGTAGAAGATTATATTGAGCTACCTATCTACACTGATGCAGGCCTAACTTACCCGCGAAGATTGTCCAACTGGCCACCAACAATATCCGTATCTTTCAATCACATTCATGGTAGAATACCTACTGAGATCGGCCAAATGCACCTTCTCCACAACTTGGGTCTTGCTGGCAACTACTTTTCCGGCAACATTCCAGAACAAATATCCAACCTAAAAAATCTAGAGAATTTGAGCCTCTCTATGAATCATTTGTCTGGAAACATCCCGTTGTCATTGGCAAACCTTAATTTCTtaaaatatttcaatgtctCGTACAATAATCTCGAAGGACCAATCCCAACAAGCACTCAGCTCCAAAGTTTCAATGCTTCTGCGTTTGAGGGGAATTCAGAATTGTGTGGCTCTCCACTTCATAATGAGTGCCTACCAATTAAGGGCATTGATGCAGATAACAAGAACAACCAAGGTGTGGATAATGAGCATGATTTTCCATGGTTGTATATATTCATTGCACTAGGTTTTATCGTAGGGTTTTGGGGGAGTGTGTGGTTCTTTAATTGTTAAGAAGACATGGAGATATGCGTATTTTAAATTCTTTGACAATGTATAAGATAGGctctattttattatttcagTGCGTATGACAATGATGAAAAGAAGGCTTAGAGGAGACTAAATTGTACTTTTTTTATCGGTTTTGTTTTCATACCGAAGATACCTTTTGCTTTAGGTCTAtgtccccttttttttcttgtattttcctTTGTAAGAAGcgtaaggtttatgtcccccttaatttcttatattttattttattttgtttttcttgttttatgagGGATAATGTTTATTTCCCTTACTAATTGCAAGGCTagaaaaaattcccaaaaattccgaacaaaaccaaaaaagaacAGAGCATTGAAAAGAACTAATGCCTTTCCTGTTAGGATCAGACCTCGTAATTTTAGCGAATTTGCCCTAGATGAAGACAACCACATTGAAAATAACTAATGCCCTTCCTGTTAGGTAATTGAAGAAAAGAACAGAGCACTGAAAGGACCAGACCTCGTAATTTTAACGAATTTGCCCTAGATGAAGACAACCACATTGAAAAGAACTAATGCCTTTCCTGTTAGGTAATTGAAAAAAAGAACAGAGCATTGAATTTTGGGAAAAGTATAGCTAAAATAGAGTGACGTCTAAAGATGGTTATGTAGAAAAGTCAACAAAATTGAAGTGTTGTATACAGAAAATGCTAAACATGGCTTAAGTACAAAGAAATTTGAAATAGATGATACATATCCTCGATAatatttgatgaatttgaatgcAAAGGTAAAAGTAAAAAATGGAATAGCTTGAATTGGATGACAGGAGCCCCGAAGTTTCAGTTAAAATCATCTCCAATTCTTTTGATCGTGATAATGAATGATCTGAGAaagaatttgtaaattaatttttttttataaataaaataaaaatctaacATGAAAATATGTGAATAGTAAAATATAATGTGTAAAAATGTCGACTttgattaaaaactaaaattcaacaaattttcCGTGATAGAAAATTCGTGACTAGGGATTGAAAATTCGTGACTCGCAATCTGACGAACCCACCACTGTACTATGACCCGCGAGGTTCATCTGCAACCAAacagaattttttattttttattttttggatttaaagtttggtgcttttttttttttgggaactttaacgaaaagcacctggtactgttcactttaacgaaaaaccacatttttacactaaaaagtcaatcctggtactattcactttaccctttattttgcccttatcattaaaactcaaagttttcaagcccttttcattagttttcctttttttttttttgctggtgGGAGAAATCTGGTTCCAAATCAGCAAGAGTTCTAGGGATCGTGAAGGTTGTGCATAGTAAATTTTCCTCACTTTGTTCGAATTCCAAGTCTTATTCTCTCTAATTTTCCCTACTCTTTTCGAATTCTAAGTCTTATTTTCTGTTATTCTCTATAATTTTTTGCTGTGCATAATGTACCAATCCAAAGGTGCTTTGGTATTGTATCATTCCAGATATAGATCAACGCCCCCGCTGTGAGAAACACTAGGAACCGAAAATCGCAAGGAATTTATATTTCATGAGTAAACTGCCAATTGCCCTTTAATGTTCACCTAACTTTCGAtttactgacacaccccgatccggaatatccactaggactccgaatcgagctatgTTGGCCGctacctggaaggtgacgaagccataaagtgatgaTAAGGAAAGATgcgaataaatttaaacctaaaggtGCCTAAATAACAGAGTGTCCTGTGCGTGGGTATGAACCCAAATCacatgtgatgtcagagcatagtcAAGTACAACAATGTAGGTAGAAACCATACCCACAAAAATAGCCACCTTAACAGGGACATGCCACGAATCCTTGTCGATAAGgaactttgctactagaacctggaaaggcgcaaaacagaaaacgtgagtgggcgaaaataaagcttttcaagAATATCTCATTTATCAacatttataacccctcgctgaaaaacctgtatactttcccagaaaataatttatataaccatatatatcagcaaatatctcaaatcacaatcctttaacacttttcagaaaatATGCCATGCAATGCATCGaaacagaatatggatgcatcaacataaattaggtgaaataataaattaacCGGAGACCTGCAgctggtcctgtacggttaattctatagctcaatatccaatcaaatcggagtcaccaactgtgacctgtacggcactactctgcataTAAATCGGAACTatctgaagtagtctgtacgacaagaatggtgtaagaataagctctagtgcttctctcatcaacaattgtataataatctaaagtcacctacagtcggaaccacctctcatggtctgtacgacatgttggAACCCTCTattggtctgtacgacatgcacctacttggatccaaggtgagcgtatagtgcggggtgaataatataagcactaacaccaggggtgcaggttatgagctctcaacacaaatCACATCGtcattaattcatataaacaaTATAAACTCActtgatactcacctgtgcgtccacagcaccatttcatatatatgcatcaaatactaattcatatatttcatgtatatgtatgcatggcattttaaaacatgctttcatttaaatccgatttctgggaaaaatcaatagtatataggtatatatagaaaacaaatgcccactcacctggggtCCGCGCTAAGACTCCCTAACATCAGAACCAAGGCGTCCTGAACGCTCGGCgcctaaaacagttatcaaaccACATCTCAGAACTCTTATCCATAGAATGTGAAATTCACATAACACACATCCACAAGGGTATTCAAGAATAATGCGAGACCCGTTGATCAAGGGTCAACCGTTGACTAAGTTCGACGGTAGGGTCATAACCCCACATAACTCAATCTGAAAGATCCACAACTTAGATTTCTGATCCGTCACTTCCCAAGATACACATTAAGCtttagaacaacatactaaaatttcgttacgatccgacggttggatctccgccaatttccaaaactgagtggcggttaaccttttattttatgaacttacaaatccaattcgggaagatccatatgtcggatttccaatccgtaagttcctacattcttcaaatattacgtactactaTGTGtcaaagtttgatgacgatccgacggttggatcgtcgattcacctTTTGACCTAACCATGAATCGTATCGAAATTaagtccaaatgatcaaccaacGTTAAGCCACTATCAAAACTGAACTTAGGATATCAAATATAGCTTAAAAATAACATTGGcggcccactggccacgtgCCACCGCACGCGCCGCcatgggtggcggtcggccgcccagGCTcgtcggaaaatccaactatttccaaaaattaccaaaatttacagaaataaatatctcaatgagtagagaaactttcatacctgtggccaaggccaattcGGTCGGCAAGGCCTCCAATTTCAACaaaacccgtcggaaaccctagATTTTGGGTGTGCTCAATCcgtcctcaaatcaactccgcCGTCCCAACCATTGCTTAGGCTTTGTTCTAGCCTCAAGAGGATGCCTTGGGTGgtggaaattgaaagaaattgctTCGGGATTGGGTGATTCGAAGTCAAGGCAGCCGCACCCCTTTCTTGcggttttctctatttttaaaaccaaatctctccaaatttgagatggaATGGATAGAGGAAGGGTTCTAGAGTGTTTCCCATGAGGTTTATTGAAGCAATTCGCCGGAAAAACGGGTGGAAATCATCGAAATTACACATGGTGCCGACCGGGTCAAGAACAGGCCAAGGGGATCCGACCGATCCCCCGCGCCACTCTCTCCCttctttcctcctttccctgaTTCTGATtggtcagtctctctctctctctcttctcccaattCGGCCAGCtccccctcatttctctcccggAGCTCCTGCATCTCTTCCTCTGGTTGGGCAGCTTgcccaatctcttcttcttcctcttctttttctttctttcctttccatctgcaccatccatttcttcttctttaaatctgggccatccaaataGCACACCATATTTTATAAAGGAAGAATCCATATTttctgaaaataataaaattgatcaaatttcaaactttaataacttcttcgttatagctccaaatcacgaaccgctTGCGCCCACGCGTTCATAGTGACGAGTATTACGAGGATAGGCCAAGAAAGAAATTCTTAGGTGACACGACACTGTAAATAATCTCAGTCAACACACGTGTCTCGAAAGGCAATTTCGTAAAATCacttaataaaattataaaaaaaaatcaatattttcCGGGACGGCCTGTCACAATCTTCCCCCCTttaaaaatttcgtccccgaaatttcaaATAACTTGCTAGATGTAAAATACTCAAAAATAAGAAGAGTaccattatataaaaatacttaCACAAGGAAGAGATCAAATTAgagcggttgcataaaagagagTGTCATTTCGTTGCGATCGGATTGCAAatattcctctttcatgcctccaagctcATACCTTTTTCCTTCCTCGTCAGTATAGTAACATAACATCCACAAAATCCGTCAAGTAAGAATACCACTTACCATGTAATGGCTTAAGAAAAGTTTACGGATATAAAAAACAATTATCAATATAGAAACCTTCAGTTCAAATACTTGTGCCAAACTAAAACCAAAAGTAGAAATAACTCACTCAACATTTGCAAAATCAGAAATACTCAAATAAATAGAATAGTCTCATAGAAGATGCTTGCACACAAAAATCAAGATTCAAAATGAAAATGGTCCTTGCCAAACATTTGTCGTGACACGAACTTCGAGAAAGTCTGAAATATAACTAATTAGTAACTACTATTAAAGATGAGCCGTCTTGCCTACTAGCTTAGAGAACCCAAAATTAAGCCATTGATATTACTGTTTGCGGCCTGTAATGTCGATAGTTCAATGTTGTCTCAATGTTCACTAGCATTGCTCACCAAATCAAGAATATAACCTTTGAAATCTAAAATTTGAGAATCCAAATCTTTATCGACAACATTCAAgcgataattgtaatttcaattTTACATGGAGAGTGTCGTCAATATTACTAGGCTTCATATTTTCCCCAATACTAAGCTGAAATCCATTCAATTCTCAATACCACATGAAATTCCTTTTTGGTAAGTCCAATAAACTCATGAGGAGATTGCACTTCGAGATTTCTTATACGCATCGATATAAAACTGGTGCACGCCTTCGCCGAGACAATGTATCGAATTACTCAtcaattgaatgaaaaaaaaaatcatgtcaaGAAGACTAAAGCATACTCGAAAATCCGAGAACCCCAAACAAGGTCATCACATTCAAAGTTCATGATATCCAACTGATTGGTTGTCCTTACCCTGACCAAAAACAACTTCCAGAATACTCAATCACCAACGGTAATGATCTAATCCACAGAGTAATCGACAGGTGATTGAGGAATTAACGATTTCAACTAGATTTCAATATCCAAGCAATTCTTCCCGAATGACTATCTGTCATTGAAAATAGTGTGAACTGCAATAGGGTAGGCATGTACCAAAGTTGACCAAATACACTCAGCACAAGGAATGAATATGAAGTCATGACCAAAAATGATGTTGACCAAAATGCCAACTAACCAAAAAATTCGAGAATAGGTAATTTTAACAAATGATCCAACTGTAGCTCCCTCAGAATCAATGAAAGAATGGATTGATTGCCAAGTCAATCCATAAACATCAAGGCATCACTATCACTCCACATGTACCAAAGTACTTCTTACTAGAAGTTTATAGTAATTATCCCGTTTGCATCTAGATATGGTAAGTGATGTAacttgtttgtactatacttgaccaatcccgaaactactgagcaccggtcaacgttataccgtcaaggacccagaaaagcttcccttcaaccaggaggccaatcacaatgcaacacgtgtcgacatcagaagccaatcacagcgtgacacgtgtcaacatcagaagccaatcacaacacgacacgtgtcaatgtcagaacaaaactagaaactctcttctataaatagggatcattctcccacaataatctctaatgtcattttgtactaaactattcactagaactcacaaaatgagagcttaaacctttgtatttgtgtaaacccttcacaatcaatgagaactcctctactccgtggacgtagccaatctgggtgaaccacgtacatcttgtgtttgcttccctgtccctattcatttacgtacttatcctcactagtgaccgaagcaaccaagcgaaggtcacaaaacctgacactttctgttgtaccaaagtcctcgctgattttgtgcatcaacatttggcgccgtctgtgggaacgacacttattcccactttcttcagctttgtcaagctggtttccaccactcgtacactttcttttggccaagcatctctcttcgacatggggagcgaaagaagccatagcacacagaatgacaccccccttggacctagtatgaagcaacgaaagcatgaaggaaatagagttactcttcaagctaaagtcgataagctagaggttcagaacaacaagatagcgatgaagaatgaggtcctccaggaacaatatgaaaagcttttcgagatgcttcacgaggctaggcatgctcaaacacacaagctcgtcgccctattgaggtcaacaatcatctgaatgccccccaacacggagggtcaccgatatccaacacggacatccctgataaggatcgagctacacatcaatgtgataatcaacaggagacttctctcaacccagctgcttcaacccgaagcagaagaAGTAGAGGAAAGCACCTCTTCACAgagggagtggaaggatcaaaagccgtctatcgcgattgtcgagacttcttaaagcaacgtcgagagaatctcatccacataagctcgaagatcaatgacccaagagtttctgaaagactcggtcatcttccacgacccaggccagcagccaatctagggaatgggcaacaa
This window of the Malus domestica chromosome 03, GDT2T_hap1 genome carries:
- the LOC114824218 gene encoding receptor-like protein 2; this translates as MAHGFLLILLFSHIISSSVHACNQTERASLLSFSSTLSSCPLNWTSVNCCSWKGITCNQDGLVTHLLLSSKGLKGAIFPSSSSLGNLTHLIQLNLSHNSLSGSLETEFFLPLTRLEILDLSFNLLSGKLPFSMPSHNIQKLDLSSNHFHGAVSTLFFQHARNLTSFNVNNNTFSGLIPSSICPHSSPLIRLLDFSFNAFSGNISPGLGECSKLQIFRAGYNDLSGLLPKDIYNATKLEEIAFASNSLHGAISEKIFNLTNLAILDLSFNQMSGILPLHFGKLSKLKLLALGFNHFEGSLPPSLMNCTNLVEIHMATNNLEGDISMVNFSKLSQLSKLDLVRNHFTGTFPTSLYSCHSLKAIRLSNNGTEGQIQPEILSLKSLSFLSLGGLTNITGAMKILMHCKSLQVLIISYSFKGEEMPVDEGMVDFGGFQNLRSLTFYYCRFSGQMPLWLSKLKNVEILILEGCRLTGPIPRSLGTLPKLFFLFLVDNQISGEFPKELCGLPRLVHEPTTDQVEDYIELPIYTDAGLTYPRRLSNWPPTISVSFNHIHGRIPTEIGQMHLLHNLGLAGNYFSGNIPEQISNLKNLENLSLSMNHLSGNIPLSLANLNFLKYFNVSYNNLEGPIPTSTQLQSFNASAFEGNSELCGSPLHNECLPIKGIDADNKNNQGVDNEHDFPWLYIFIALGFIVGFWGSVWFFNC